The window CCAGCAGACCATACCAGGGATGAATCTCAAAGCCGGGAAACCCCTGCTCGGCAATCGTGGGCACATCGGGAACCACAGGCGAGCGTTGCGCCGTGGGCACCGCCAGCGCCTTGATTTTGTGGTCCTTCAATAGCGGCAAGGCAACTGTCGTATCCAGGAATATGGCGTGGATCCTGCCCGACAACAGATCCTGGATCGCAGGTGCAGCGCCTTTGTAGGGTGTATGTTCCAGCGCCAGCCCCGCCCGGTCCTTGAACATCTCCATCGCCAGGTGTCCGGACGAGCCATTGCCTGACGAACCGTAGAAATAGGCTGAAGGCTTGGCCTTGACCATTTCAATAAACTCGTGCAGGGTGTTGACCGGTGTATCCACGTTGACCACCAGCAGATGTGAGATATAACCCACAACCGAAACACCGGTAAAGTCGGTTGTCATATCAAAAGGAAAGTCAGAACGCAACGCCGGCGTGGTCACGGCCTGAATAGAAGGGAACGCCAGGGTATAACCATCGGCAGGCGCATTGCGCACTTCGCTCAGCGCAATCACGCCCGTGCCGCCCGGCTTGTTGAGGACCACGATGGTCTGCCCCAGACTCTCACTCAGCGGCCGGGAAATCGCCCGCGCCATCAGGTCGGTCGGGCCGCCGGGCGCAAAGGGCACAACGATCTTTATCGGTTTTTCGGGATAGCTGCCTGCCCCCGCAGCAAGCACCCGTGCTGCAAACGGCAGCCCGATCATCGCTGCCGCACCCTGAATCAACATTGCCCTGCGCTTTTCATTCACCTTCATTGCTGCCTCCTTATCATTGTTTTGTCGTTATGATCAAAGGATTCTACCTTTCGGTTGAGCAACGATGACAACTGCAATTCCAGTGAATGGAATTGCATAGGTAGTACAGATGAAATTGGGGGTTACTTTACAACGCTATCCCTTACAACGCAGATTATCGCAGATCAAACCCCAGATTTTTAAGCGCCTCAACCAGCCGATCCCGTCCGGTCAGCGCTTCCGGGCCGCGCAGGCGGTTCAGTGAATGCAGATCCCACGGCCCGCTGTTCTTCATGCCCTGCGCCTTGTAGAAATCATCCATGGTGGCGTTATAGCTTTGCGCTGCCGGCTCCAGAGCAGAGGCATCGTACTTCTCTTTATGCAGCACTGCCGCCTGGGGAAGACGTGGCTTCACCGAAGCGGGCTTCAGCGGATCCGGATAGCCAATACACATGCCAAATGTGGCGAACGCGTAGTCGGGCAGACCAAGCTCTTTAGCCACTTCCTCGGGATGATTGCGCATACCGCCAATAAATACCACGCCCAGGCCCATCGATTCAGCAGCCACCGCAGCATTCTGCGCCGCCAGCGCCGAATCGATGGAGGCAAGAAGGAACGCCTCCATATATGTCAGGCCGTCGTGTGGGACGCCATGCTTGACGCCCAGAGACTTGAACCGTGACAGGTCAGCCACCCACACCAGAAACAGCGGGCAGCGCCGTACGTGCTCCTGGTTGCCGGCCAGTTGTGCCAGCCTGTCCTTGCTCTGCGCATCCTGAACGACAACAACGCTCCAGGTCTGCAAGTTGGATGACGTGGAGGCGGACTGCGCTGCCGCAACCAGCAACTCCAGGGTGCCTGGCTTAAGTGTCTCATC of the Advenella mimigardefordensis DPN7 genome contains:
- a CDS encoding Bug family tripartite tricarboxylate transporter substrate binding protein, with translation MKVNEKRRAMLIQGAAAMIGLPFAARVLAAGAGSYPEKPIKIVVPFAPGGPTDLMARAISRPLSESLGQTIVVLNKPGGTGVIALSEVRNAPADGYTLAFPSIQAVTTPALRSDFPFDMTTDFTGVSVVGYISHLLVVNVDTPVNTLHEFIEMVKAKPSAYFYGSSGNGSSGHLAMEMFKDRAGLALEHTPYKGAAPAIQDLLSGRIHAIFLDTTVALPLLKDHKIKALAVPTAQRSPVVPDVPTIAEQGFPGFEIHPWYGLLARAGTDPAIISKLNDHVKKALTDSRVADTFKSMGIEPGGNSVEAFNQVIGEDLKTWDGIAKKLNLKIQ
- a CDS encoding NADPH-dependent oxidoreductase; its protein translation is MSKESLNHAMAAGTAQDLLKARYQQAAFTPDEVNATIETLFNHRSVRAYTDETLKPGTLELLVAAAQSASTSSNLQTWSVVVVQDAQSKDRLAQLAGNQEHVRRCPLFLVWVADLSRFKSLGVKHGVPHDGLTYMEAFLLASIDSALAAQNAAVAAESMGLGVVFIGGMRNHPEEVAKELGLPDYAFATFGMCIGYPDPLKPASVKPRLPQAAVLHKEKYDASALEPAAQSYNATMDDFYKAQGMKNSGPWDLHSLNRLRGPEALTGRDRLVEALKNLGFDLR